CTCGAGGCCGCCGAAGAGCGTGGGCGTCAGCGCGGCGATGCCGCGCAGGAAGCGGCCCTCCCAGCCCGTGGCGCCGGCGATGAGCGGGGAGGCGAGGCCGACCTGCTCGAGCAGGCCGAGCAGCACGCCGGCGACGATGAGCCCGATGCCCACGCCGAAGAGGGCGCCGCCGGCTCGGTCCAGCCAGACGAGGGGCGTCCAGCGCAGGCTGAGGGCGAGCAGCCAGCCGACGAGCGAGAAGGCGGACGCGATCGCCACGAAACAGAGGAGGACGAGCAGCAGCCGCCCACCGAGGAAATCGAAGGCGGAGGACAGGTGCGGCCCCAGGCTGGCCGCCAGGGGCCGCGCGAGGACCACACCCGCGACCAGGCCGGCGAGCTTGAAGGCGCTGCGCAGCAGTCCGCCGCGCAGGCCATGGAAGAGGCCGAGCAGGATGGCGGCGGCCAGTGCCGCCACCAGGAGGTGGATGTGCAGGGCGTTGGCCATCGGCGGGCCGGCCTAGCTCGCCAG
This bacterium DNA region includes the following protein-coding sequences:
- a CDS encoding CvpA family protein is translated as MANALHIHLLVAALAAAILLGLFHGLRGGLLRSAFKLAGLVAGVVLARPLAASLGPHLSSAFDFLGGRLLLVLLCFVAIASAFSLVGWLLALSLRWTPLVWLDRAGGALFGVGIGLIVAGVLLGLLEQVGLASPLIAGATGWEGRFLRGIAALTPTLFGGLERLGGPALLPPGAV